One Streptomyces sp. NBC_01217 genomic region harbors:
- a CDS encoding uracil-xanthine permease family protein codes for MASFGWKLHGDGKSLAPGEVVRPEERLTWGRTVGLGAQHVVSMIGACFVAPVLMGLDANLAVMASGVATILFLLMTRGRIPSYLGSSLSFIGVAAVIKAQGGDAATLTGALLAVGAVLFLCGAVVRALGARIIHAILPPVVTGAVVMLIGFNLAPVAAGTYWPQDQWTALLTMLFTGFALVVLRGFWSRIAIFLGLAFGYVISWVFDRVFGRIHSPAGGAEPVDHWRLDLSGVAKADWIGLPNFHAPSFSLSAVLVALPVVIALIAENAGHVKAVGEMTGDPLDDKLGTAIMADGAATVVSTSVGGPATTTYAENIGVMAATRVYSTAAYWCAAGFAILFGLCPKFGAVVAGIPGGVLGGITVILYGMIGLLGAQIWVRSRVDLTNPLHLVPVAAGLIIGIGNVGLTLTDNFQLSGIALGTLIVVVGYHALRVMAPAHMTHEPPLLESDNPGYDRGLGGS; via the coding sequence ATGGCGAGCTTCGGCTGGAAGCTGCACGGCGACGGCAAGAGCCTCGCACCGGGCGAGGTCGTGAGACCCGAGGAACGACTCACCTGGGGACGCACCGTCGGTCTCGGCGCCCAGCACGTGGTCTCCATGATCGGTGCCTGCTTCGTCGCCCCCGTCCTGATGGGCCTCGATGCCAACCTCGCCGTCATGGCATCCGGCGTGGCCACCATCCTGTTCCTGCTCATGACCCGTGGCCGCATCCCCAGCTACCTCGGCAGCAGCCTGTCCTTCATCGGCGTCGCCGCCGTCATCAAGGCACAGGGCGGCGACGCCGCGACCCTCACCGGCGCGCTTCTCGCCGTCGGCGCGGTCCTCTTCCTCTGCGGGGCCGTCGTCCGCGCTCTCGGCGCCCGCATCATCCACGCGATCCTGCCCCCGGTGGTCACGGGTGCCGTGGTCATGCTCATCGGGTTCAACCTGGCCCCCGTCGCCGCAGGCACCTACTGGCCCCAGGACCAGTGGACCGCCCTGCTCACGATGCTCTTCACCGGCTTCGCTCTCGTCGTGCTGCGCGGGTTCTGGTCCCGCATCGCGATTTTCCTCGGCCTGGCCTTCGGCTACGTCATCTCCTGGGTCTTCGACCGCGTCTTCGGCAGGATCCACTCCCCCGCCGGCGGTGCCGAGCCGGTCGACCACTGGCGCCTCGACCTCTCGGGTGTGGCCAAAGCCGACTGGATCGGCCTGCCGAACTTTCACGCCCCGAGCTTCTCCCTCTCGGCAGTTCTGGTCGCACTGCCCGTCGTCATCGCCCTCATCGCCGAGAACGCCGGACACGTCAAGGCTGTGGGCGAGATGACCGGCGATCCGCTGGATGACAAGCTCGGCACGGCGATCATGGCCGACGGTGCGGCAACTGTGGTGTCGACGTCCGTGGGCGGCCCCGCCACGACCACCTATGCCGAGAACATCGGTGTCATGGCCGCCACGCGCGTCTACTCGACCGCCGCATACTGGTGCGCCGCCGGCTTCGCGATCCTGTTCGGGCTCTGCCCCAAGTTCGGTGCCGTCGTGGCCGGCATCCCGGGCGGCGTCCTCGGCGGAATCACAGTCATCCTCTACGGCATGATCGGCCTGCTGGGCGCGCAGATCTGGGTCCGCTCACGCGTCGACCTCACCAACCCGCTGCACCTCGTACCCGTGGCCGCGGGCCTCATCATCGGTATCGGCAATGTCGGCCTGACGCTCACGGACAACTTCCAGCTCAGCGGTATCGCGTTGGGAACGTTGATCGTGGTCGTCGGATATCACGCCCTGCGTGTCATGGCTCCTGCCCACATGACGCACGAGCCACCACTCCTCGAATCGGATAATCCGGGGTATGACCGAGGCCTGGGCGGATCTTGA
- a CDS encoding riboflavin synthase produces MFTGIVEELGEVTAVEELGDASRFRLRGPVVTEGAKHGDSIAVNGVCLTVVDFGEHEFTADVMAETLSRSSLGALKVGSRVNLERPMAVGDRLGGHIVQGHVDGSGSIVERKISENWEIVKISLPAELTRYVVEKGSITVDGVSLTVVDAGPDYFTISLIPTTLALTTLGIKEPGDPVNLEVDVIAKYVERLLGDQDRKDTK; encoded by the coding sequence GTGTTCACCGGAATTGTCGAAGAACTGGGTGAGGTCACCGCCGTCGAGGAGCTCGGCGACGCCTCCCGCTTCCGCCTGCGCGGTCCCGTCGTCACCGAAGGTGCCAAGCACGGCGATTCCATCGCCGTCAACGGCGTCTGCCTGACCGTCGTCGACTTCGGTGAGCACGAGTTCACCGCCGATGTGATGGCCGAGACCCTGAGCCGGTCCAGCCTCGGCGCCCTGAAGGTCGGCTCCCGGGTCAACCTGGAGCGTCCCATGGCGGTCGGCGACAGGCTCGGCGGCCACATCGTCCAGGGCCACGTCGACGGTAGCGGCAGCATCGTCGAGCGCAAGATCTCCGAGAACTGGGAGATCGTGAAGATCTCCCTCCCCGCGGAGCTGACCCGCTATGTGGTGGAGAAGGGTTCGATCACCGTCGACGGCGTCAGCCTGACCGTGGTGGACGCCGGACCCGACTACTTCACCATCAGCCTCATCCCCACCACCCTCGCCCTGACCACGCTCGGCATCAAGGAGCCCGGCGACCCGGTCAACCTCGAGGTGGACGTCATCGCGAAGTACGTCGAGCGGCTGCTCGGCGACCAGGACCGCAAGGACACGAAGTGA
- a CDS encoding MFS transporter, which produces MTTDSTETVFGMEQVRRARYAVAAVFAVHGAVTGSFATRVPWIQDHAGVSAGQLGLALAFPAIGASLAMPLAGAISHRFGARTALRGLLALWTLALTLPALAPSLLTLCAALFVYGASAGMSDVAMNALGVEVENRLDKSIMSGLHGMWSVGALVGSASGTVAAHLGADARLHHFVAALVLTTLGLIACRGVLDLRSEPDEEPPPRFTLPPRSALIIGAVGFCAVFAEGASLDWSAVYLRDIMGTSAGLAAASTTAFTLTMAVARIAGDKVVDRFGAVRTVRVGGGLATVGGLLVVASPNAVLAMCGFALLGLGVAVVVPLAFAAAGRSGPNPSQAIAGVATITYTSGLIAPSAIGSLAEATSLVVSFGLVTVLAFGLVLGAGVLRAGDRRAVASSATAPSTAAAEPRP; this is translated from the coding sequence ATGACAACGGATTCCACAGAGACGGTCTTCGGCATGGAACAGGTGAGGCGGGCCAGGTACGCCGTCGCCGCGGTATTCGCCGTGCACGGCGCGGTGACCGGCAGCTTCGCGACCCGCGTGCCCTGGATCCAGGACCACGCAGGGGTCAGCGCAGGGCAGCTCGGTCTCGCCCTCGCCTTTCCGGCAATCGGCGCCTCCCTCGCGATGCCGCTGGCCGGTGCGATCAGCCATCGCTTCGGCGCCAGGACCGCGCTGCGCGGACTGCTCGCGCTGTGGACACTGGCGCTGACGCTGCCCGCGCTGGCGCCCAGCCTGCTGACCCTGTGCGCCGCGCTCTTCGTGTACGGGGCATCGGCCGGCATGTCGGACGTGGCGATGAACGCCCTCGGCGTCGAGGTGGAGAACCGCCTCGACAAGTCGATCATGTCCGGGCTGCACGGGATGTGGAGCGTGGGCGCCCTGGTCGGTTCGGCGTCGGGCACGGTGGCCGCACACCTGGGGGCCGACGCCCGGCTGCACCACTTCGTCGCCGCCCTCGTCCTCACCACGCTCGGCCTGATCGCCTGCCGGGGCGTCCTGGACCTTCGCAGCGAGCCGGACGAGGAGCCGCCGCCGCGCTTCACGCTGCCGCCGAGGTCGGCCCTGATCATCGGCGCGGTGGGCTTCTGCGCGGTGTTCGCCGAGGGCGCCAGCCTGGACTGGTCGGCGGTCTACCTCCGGGACATCATGGGCACCTCCGCCGGGCTCGCCGCGGCGTCCACGACGGCGTTCACGCTGACGATGGCGGTCGCCCGGATCGCCGGTGACAAGGTGGTCGACCGCTTCGGGGCGGTCAGGACGGTACGGGTCGGCGGCGGCCTCGCGACGGTCGGCGGACTGCTCGTGGTCGCGTCGCCGAACGCGGTGCTCGCGATGTGCGGCTTCGCACTCCTCGGCCTCGGTGTCGCCGTGGTCGTGCCGCTCGCCTTCGCGGCGGCCGGGCGCAGCGGCCCTAATCCGAGTCAGGCGATCGCGGGCGTCGCCACCATCACGTACACCTCCGGGCTCATCGCCCCGTCCGCGATCGGCTCACTGGCCGAGGCGACCTCGCTGGTCGTGTCGTTCGGCCTGGTGACGGTGCTGGCGTTCGGGCTGGTGCTGGGGGCCGGGGTGCTGCGGGCGGGCGACCGCCGGGCCGTGGCGTCCTCGGCTACCGCTCCGAGCACGGCGGCGGCCGAGCCGCGCCCCTGA
- the ribD gene encoding bifunctional diaminohydroxyphosphoribosylaminopyrimidine deaminase/5-amino-6-(5-phosphoribosylamino)uracil reductase RibD, which produces MDTAADITAMRRAITLAARGLGSTSPNPVVGCVILDAEGRPAGEGFHKRAGGPHAEIHALRAAGEKARGGTAYVTLEPCNHTGRTGPCAQALIEAGASRVVYAVGDPNPQATGGADTLRAAGIKAEQGLLADEAEAGNAAWLTSVRLGRPYVLWKYAATLDGRIAAADATSRWITSPESRADVHRLRAEADAVVVGSGTARTDDPQLGVRGIEGAVQPLRVVVDTGAGAVRPGARVLDDTAPTLIAVAEDADAGHLPEEAVLRLPRAATGPGLDIPALLTALYGRGIRSVLLEGGPTLAGAFVAAGKVDKVVGYLAPVLLGAGPAALADAGISTIAQALRLDVTETVRIGPDLRITAVPGPARKEN; this is translated from the coding sequence GTGGACACCGCAGCCGACATCACCGCCATGCGCCGAGCGATCACGCTCGCGGCGCGCGGTCTCGGCTCCACCAGCCCCAACCCGGTCGTCGGCTGCGTCATCCTCGACGCCGAGGGACGCCCGGCAGGTGAAGGCTTCCACAAGCGCGCCGGCGGCCCGCACGCCGAGATCCACGCCCTGCGCGCCGCGGGCGAGAAGGCCCGGGGCGGCACCGCCTACGTCACCCTCGAACCCTGTAACCACACCGGCCGCACCGGCCCCTGCGCCCAGGCGCTGATCGAGGCCGGTGCCAGCCGTGTCGTGTACGCGGTCGGCGACCCGAACCCGCAGGCCACCGGCGGTGCGGACACCCTGCGCGCGGCCGGGATCAAGGCCGAGCAGGGGCTCCTCGCCGACGAGGCCGAGGCGGGCAACGCGGCCTGGCTCACCTCGGTGCGGCTCGGCCGCCCGTACGTCCTGTGGAAGTACGCGGCGACCCTCGACGGCCGGATCGCGGCCGCCGACGCCACCAGCCGCTGGATCACCTCGCCCGAGTCCCGCGCCGACGTCCACCGGCTGCGCGCCGAGGCCGACGCCGTCGTGGTCGGATCCGGCACCGCCCGTACCGACGACCCCCAGCTCGGTGTACGGGGCATCGAAGGCGCCGTACAGCCGCTGCGGGTGGTCGTGGACACCGGCGCCGGTGCCGTGCGCCCCGGCGCACGCGTCCTGGACGACACCGCGCCCACCCTGATCGCGGTCGCCGAGGACGCCGACGCCGGTCATCTCCCCGAAGAGGCCGTCCTGCGGCTGCCGCGCGCCGCCACCGGCCCCGGCCTGGACATCCCCGCCCTGCTCACCGCCCTGTACGGGCGGGGCATCCGCTCCGTACTCCTCGAAGGCGGCCCGACCCTGGCCGGGGCCTTCGTCGCCGCGGGAAAGGTCGACAAGGTCGTCGGCTATCTCGCCCCCGTGCTCCTCGGCGCAGGCCCCGCGGCCCTCGCCGACGCCGGAATCTCCACCATCGCCCAGGCGTTGCGCCTCGATGTGACCGAGACCGTACGTATCGGCCCCGATCTGCGCATCACCGCCGTCCCCGGCCCTGCCCGGAAGGAAAACTGA
- a CDS encoding nicotinamide mononucleotide transporter family protein, with product MSAVDWLNSEAFALFGQHIRWSDMIGNTVGLVALALGWRRSIWTWPAQLVSGVILLAAFASAHLSGSAGKQLVVIVVAAWGWWSWNRGKQQAQDGSIAVRFATWRERAFLVGGAALGTLAVGGLFTAFPTLSWDPWPDAYIFVGTVVAMYAQARGMVEFWFAWLLVDLVGVPLNFANGFAFSGFVYVIYGALVLWGMRDWWLRSRTPALEGATA from the coding sequence GTGAGCGCCGTCGACTGGCTCAACTCGGAGGCCTTCGCCCTGTTCGGCCAGCACATCAGATGGTCCGACATGATCGGCAACACGGTCGGTCTGGTCGCTCTCGCGCTGGGCTGGCGGCGCTCCATATGGACCTGGCCCGCCCAGCTGGTCTCCGGCGTGATCCTGCTGGCCGCCTTCGCCTCCGCCCACCTCTCGGGCAGCGCGGGCAAGCAGCTGGTGGTGATCGTCGTGGCCGCGTGGGGCTGGTGGTCGTGGAACCGCGGCAAGCAGCAGGCCCAGGACGGCTCCATCGCCGTACGGTTCGCCACCTGGCGCGAGCGCGCCTTCCTGGTCGGCGGCGCCGCCCTCGGCACCCTCGCCGTCGGCGGACTGTTCACCGCCTTCCCGACGCTGTCGTGGGACCCGTGGCCCGACGCGTACATCTTCGTCGGCACGGTCGTCGCGATGTACGCCCAGGCGCGCGGCATGGTCGAGTTCTGGTTCGCCTGGCTGCTGGTCGACCTGGTCGGTGTGCCGCTGAACTTCGCCAACGGCTTCGCCTTCTCAGGCTTCGTCTACGTCATTTACGGCGCCCTCGTCCTGTGGGGCATGCGCGACTGGTGGCTGCGTTCGCGGACACCCGCTCTGGAAGGAGCCACGGCATGA
- a CDS encoding alginate lyase family protein — MSGRPRRRLGALLTAAAALTAVLVPAGASAAAAHGHRPPPRAPRTVVIDGHRIQQTKLRLDRGDPALRTAVRALTAKADGWLGQGPWTVVDKPKPAPSGDPHDYLSQAPYWWPSQPKTAENPWGCPYVQRDGERNPEVDTGTDRPDIGKVFNSVTTLSLAWYYTGRKQYAEHASDILRTWFLDPATRMNPNLNHGQFIPCKYDGRAIGIIDFSQQYTSVLDAVALLDTGAPGWSKSDRGAMRAWNASFLDWLVNSDFGKQESAAQNNHGTFQDMQIAGLALATGDKDLARKVVLDARALRIDRQIAGDGTQPQELARTRSWHYSTFDLVAYTRLAAIGRQVGVDLWAYEGPQGQSLFKAVDYLLPAATGAAPWPHPELEFYRYAASDIVHAAADAGDAKAEAAVVRLETPPGGDLWALRPAAEQLDSIAG, encoded by the coding sequence ATGAGTGGAAGACCCCGTCGGCGCCTGGGCGCCCTCCTCACCGCCGCGGCCGCCCTGACCGCCGTGCTCGTCCCGGCCGGGGCCTCGGCCGCCGCCGCGCACGGTCACCGCCCGCCGCCCCGCGCCCCGCGGACCGTGGTCATCGACGGACACCGCATCCAGCAGACGAAGCTCCGGCTCGACCGCGGCGACCCGGCCCTGCGCACCGCCGTCCGGGCGCTGACCGCCAAGGCCGACGGCTGGCTCGGCCAGGGCCCCTGGACCGTCGTCGACAAGCCGAAGCCCGCGCCGAGCGGAGACCCGCACGACTACCTCAGCCAGGCGCCCTACTGGTGGCCCTCCCAGCCGAAGACCGCGGAGAACCCCTGGGGCTGCCCGTACGTACAGCGCGACGGCGAACGCAACCCCGAGGTCGACACCGGCACCGACCGCCCCGACATCGGCAAGGTCTTCAACTCCGTCACCACCCTCAGCCTCGCCTGGTACTACACGGGCCGGAAGCAGTACGCCGAGCACGCCTCCGACATCCTGCGCACCTGGTTCCTGGACCCCGCGACACGGATGAACCCCAACCTGAACCACGGGCAGTTCATCCCCTGCAAGTACGACGGCCGGGCGATCGGCATCATCGACTTCTCCCAGCAGTACACATCCGTACTGGACGCCGTCGCCCTGCTCGACACCGGCGCCCCCGGCTGGTCGAAGAGCGACCGGGGCGCCATGCGGGCCTGGAACGCCTCGTTCCTCGACTGGCTGGTGAACTCCGACTTCGGCAAGCAGGAATCGGCCGCCCAGAACAACCACGGCACCTTCCAGGACATGCAGATCGCCGGCCTCGCCCTCGCCACTGGGGACAAGGACCTCGCCCGCAAGGTCGTCCTGGACGCCCGCGCGCTCCGCATCGACCGGCAGATCGCCGGAGACGGAACCCAGCCGCAGGAGCTGGCACGCACCCGAAGCTGGCACTACTCGACCTTCGACCTGGTCGCCTACACCCGGCTCGCCGCCATCGGCAGGCAGGTCGGCGTGGACCTGTGGGCGTACGAAGGGCCGCAGGGGCAGAGCCTGTTCAAGGCGGTCGACTATCTGCTGCCCGCCGCGACCGGGGCCGCCCCCTGGCCCCACCCGGAGCTGGAGTTCTACCGGTACGCGGCCAGTGACATCGTCCACGCGGCCGCCGACGCCGGTGACGCCAAGGCCGAGGCGGCCGTCGTGCGGTTGGAGACACCGCCCGGCGGCGACCTGTGGGCGCTGCGGCCCGCGGCGGAACAGCTGGACTCGATCGCCGGCTGA
- a CDS encoding chitinase C-terminal domain-containing protein, with translation MLSPTRARATLLAAGAAVAGLLLGSLAATPSAAADQESCRPDGLYETPGVAVPYCSVYDSEGREKMGADHQRRVIGYFTNWRTGKDGKPAYLASDIPWDKVTHLNYAFAHVDGDNKISVGADGPDNASTGMTWPGVAGAEMDPDLPYKGHFNLLNKFKKQYPNVKTMVSVGGWAETGGYFDDNGNRVDSGGFYSMATNADGSVNQAGIDTFADSTVAFIKKYGFNGVDIDYEYPTTMKDAGNPLDWTLSNARRAGLVKSYGALMKTLREKLDRASAADGKHYLLSVAAPSSGYLLRGMETFQVQKYLDYVNIMSYDLHGAWNEYVGPNAALYDDGKDAELAQAGVYSTSQYGGTGYLNTDWAFHYFRGSMPSGRINIGLPYYTRGFKNVQGGTDGLWGKAAATTCPAGAGLTKCGDGAVGIDNLWHDLDTDGKEAPAGSNPMWHAKNLEKGIVGDYVTDYGFAADTRLTGTYVRKYDSTLVAPWLWNADKKVFLSTEDEQSVAAKADYVVDKGIGGTMIWELAGDYGWNAAKGQYEPGSTLTSTMYDKFKSATPYGAKRSTIDLPAEALDIDVSFEQFPLGDSNYPISPKLKITNNTDATLPGGTEFQFDYATSAPANAKDQSGFGTTIVRSDHTAANNIGGLKGDYNRVSLKLPGWQSLAPGASVQVDFVYYLPTSTPSNWTVAFGGKPYALAADLARGTTAVDPGTGTSPSPDPSPDPTGGSCTAPAWSATSEYGAGATVSHGSHQWKAKWWTKGETPGSTGEWGVWQDLGAC, from the coding sequence GTGTTGTCCCCCACCCGTGCGAGAGCCACCCTTCTCGCAGCCGGCGCAGCCGTCGCCGGACTGCTGCTGGGCTCGCTCGCCGCCACCCCGTCGGCCGCCGCCGACCAGGAGTCCTGTCGCCCCGACGGGCTCTACGAGACCCCCGGTGTCGCGGTCCCCTACTGCTCCGTCTACGACTCCGAGGGCCGCGAGAAGATGGGCGCCGACCACCAGCGCCGGGTCATCGGATACTTCACCAACTGGCGGACCGGGAAGGACGGCAAGCCCGCGTATCTCGCCTCCGACATCCCCTGGGACAAAGTCACCCACCTCAATTACGCGTTCGCGCACGTCGACGGCGACAACAAGATCTCCGTCGGCGCCGATGGCCCGGACAACGCCTCGACCGGCATGACCTGGCCGGGCGTCGCGGGCGCCGAGATGGACCCGGACCTCCCCTACAAGGGCCATTTCAATCTGCTCAACAAGTTCAAGAAGCAGTACCCGAACGTGAAGACCATGGTGTCGGTGGGCGGCTGGGCCGAGACGGGCGGCTACTTCGACGACAACGGCAACCGGGTGGACTCCGGCGGCTTCTACTCGATGGCGACCAACGCCGACGGCTCGGTCAACCAGGCCGGCATCGACACCTTCGCCGACTCGACCGTCGCCTTCATCAAGAAGTACGGCTTCAACGGCGTCGACATCGACTACGAGTACCCGACGACGATGAAGGACGCGGGCAACCCGCTGGACTGGACGCTCTCCAACGCCCGCCGGGCCGGCCTGGTCAAGAGCTACGGCGCGCTGATGAAGACCCTGCGCGAGAAGCTCGACCGCGCGTCCGCCGCCGACGGCAAGCACTACCTGCTGAGCGTGGCCGCGCCCTCGTCCGGCTATCTGCTGCGCGGCATGGAGACCTTCCAGGTCCAGAAGTACCTGGACTACGTCAACATCATGTCGTACGACCTGCACGGCGCCTGGAACGAGTACGTCGGACCGAACGCCGCGCTGTACGACGACGGCAAGGACGCCGAACTCGCCCAGGCGGGCGTCTACTCGACCTCGCAGTACGGCGGGACCGGCTATCTCAACACCGACTGGGCCTTCCACTACTTCCGCGGGTCGATGCCGTCCGGCCGGATCAACATCGGCCTGCCGTACTACACCCGCGGCTTCAAGAACGTGCAGGGCGGCACGGACGGGCTGTGGGGCAAGGCCGCCGCGACCACCTGCCCGGCCGGCGCGGGCCTGACCAAGTGCGGTGACGGCGCCGTCGGCATCGACAACCTCTGGCACGACCTGGACACCGACGGCAAGGAAGCACCCGCCGGATCCAACCCGATGTGGCACGCGAAGAACCTGGAGAAGGGCATCGTCGGCGACTACGTCACCGACTACGGATTCGCCGCCGACACCCGGCTGACCGGCACCTACGTCCGTAAGTACGACTCGACGCTGGTCGCGCCCTGGCTGTGGAACGCGGACAAGAAGGTCTTCCTCTCCACCGAGGACGAACAGTCGGTCGCCGCGAAGGCGGACTACGTCGTCGACAAGGGCATCGGCGGCACGATGATCTGGGAGCTCGCGGGCGACTACGGCTGGAACGCCGCCAAGGGACAGTACGAGCCGGGCTCCACGCTCACCTCGACGATGTACGACAAGTTCAAGTCGGCCACCCCGTACGGCGCGAAGCGGTCCACCATCGATCTGCCGGCCGAGGCGCTCGACATCGACGTGTCCTTCGAGCAGTTCCCGCTCGGTGACTCCAACTACCCGATCAGCCCCAAGCTGAAGATCACCAACAACACGGACGCGACCCTGCCCGGCGGCACGGAGTTCCAGTTCGACTACGCGACGTCGGCGCCCGCCAACGCCAAGGACCAGTCGGGCTTCGGCACGACGATCGTGCGCAGTGACCACACCGCCGCCAACAACATCGGCGGGCTGAAGGGCGACTACAACCGCGTCTCGCTCAAGCTGCCGGGCTGGCAGAGCCTGGCTCCCGGCGCCTCGGTGCAGGTCGACTTCGTCTACTACCTGCCCACTTCGACGCCGTCGAACTGGACGGTGGCCTTCGGCGGCAAGCCGTACGCCCTCGCCGCCGATCTGGCGCGCGGCACCACAGCGGTCGACCCCGGCACGGGCACCTCTCCCTCGCCCGACCCGAGCCCGGATCCCACCGGTGGCAGCTGCACCGCCCCCGCCTGGAGCGCGACCTCCGAGTACGGCGCGGGTGCGACGGTCAGCCACGGCTCGCACCAGTGGAAGGCCAAGTGGTGGACGAAGGGCGAGACGCCCGGCTCCACCGGTGAATGGGGTGTCTGGCAGGACCTCGGGGCCTGCTGA
- a CDS encoding ROK family transcriptional regulator, which translates to MPASPSTARAINDRLALRLLQQDGPLTATQLKTLTGLSRPTVADLVERLQGAGLIRVVGEAGAERRGPNARLYGIAADRAHLAALDVRTGSVALVVADLLGVTLAEATLPIGGDTGTEAAAEQAAALLERTAREAGAAPLHSVGIGAPGLIDPVTGELRDTTGLPAWHRRLVRVLQQRLPATVLVENETNLAAVAEHRSGAARDTFVLFWLGHGVGAAVMLDGKLRRGASGGAGEIGFLPVPGTTGIPSAVNCEGGFHSLVGSAPVCELAATHGIAVPPGAAEGDKEPGAAFAVRAALAGEGDSEAFLGALAERLALGAAAIASVLDPGCVLLAGEVGHAGGDALAARVEERLATMSPLRTEVRAGRLGGAAVLRGALLAAREAAQDELFGPAG; encoded by the coding sequence ATGCCCGCATCACCGAGCACCGCCCGGGCCATCAACGACCGGCTCGCCCTGCGACTGCTCCAGCAGGACGGCCCGCTGACGGCCACACAGCTGAAGACCCTGACCGGACTCTCCCGTCCCACCGTCGCCGACCTCGTCGAACGGCTGCAGGGCGCCGGTCTGATCCGGGTGGTCGGCGAGGCGGGAGCCGAGCGCCGCGGCCCCAACGCCCGGCTGTACGGGATAGCGGCCGACCGCGCCCACCTCGCCGCGCTCGACGTACGCACCGGCAGCGTCGCCCTGGTCGTCGCCGACCTCCTCGGCGTCACGCTCGCCGAGGCCACCCTGCCCATCGGCGGCGACACCGGCACCGAGGCCGCCGCCGAACAGGCCGCAGCACTGCTGGAACGCACCGCGCGCGAGGCGGGCGCCGCCCCGCTGCACAGCGTCGGCATCGGCGCACCCGGTCTGATCGACCCGGTCACCGGCGAACTGCGCGACACCACCGGGCTGCCCGCCTGGCACCGGCGGCTGGTACGGGTGCTCCAGCAACGGCTGCCCGCCACCGTGCTGGTCGAGAACGAGACCAATCTCGCCGCCGTCGCCGAGCACCGCAGCGGCGCGGCCCGCGACACCTTCGTCCTCTTCTGGCTCGGCCACGGCGTCGGCGCCGCCGTCATGCTGGACGGGAAGCTCCGCCGCGGGGCCTCGGGCGGCGCGGGCGAGATCGGCTTCCTGCCGGTGCCTGGCACGACCGGCATCCCGTCGGCCGTCAACTGCGAGGGCGGCTTCCACTCCCTGGTGGGCTCCGCGCCGGTCTGTGAACTGGCCGCCACCCACGGCATCGCCGTGCCCCCGGGCGCGGCCGAAGGGGACAAGGAACCGGGCGCGGCGTTCGCCGTACGGGCCGCGCTGGCGGGGGAGGGGGACAGCGAGGCGTTCCTGGGCGCCCTCGCCGAACGTCTGGCACTGGGCGCCGCCGCCATCGCCTCGGTCCTCGACCCCGGCTGTGTGCTGCTCGCGGGCGAGGTCGGTCACGCGGGCGGTGACGCGCTCGCGGCACGGGTCGAGGAGCGGCTGGCCACGATGTCCCCGCTGCGCACCGAGGTCAGGGCCGGGCGGCTGGGCGGCGCCGCGGTGCTCCGCGGCGCGCTGCTCGCGGCCAGGGAGGCGGCGCAGGACGAGCTGTTCGGTCCGGCCGGCTGA
- a CDS encoding alpha/beta fold hydrolase, which produces MTKNSTSSTGSKWTGMVPVDDTALAVTDTGGPGIPVVYLNGQFATQGYWRRVIAELGTGWRHITYDERARGGSKRSADYPFEAAVRDVDAVLAARGVDRALLVGWSYGAFVGAHWAGRNPERALGAVLVDGAFPYDWLDEAMEQRIRKLFRRMSWFLPLLRPTGLAPRMSAEQQANSNIELGRLSRERELGPVLDNITVPVRYVVASGTSFGSRGDEQERIRTGLDAVTARNPNIQIGAKVASNHGAILKKDFPAIAEAVREVAALDHGGR; this is translated from the coding sequence ATGACGAAGAACAGCACTTCCTCGACCGGCTCGAAGTGGACCGGCATGGTGCCGGTCGACGATACGGCGCTGGCCGTCACCGATACCGGCGGTCCCGGTATCCCCGTGGTCTACCTCAACGGCCAGTTCGCCACCCAGGGGTACTGGCGGCGGGTCATCGCCGAACTGGGGACGGGGTGGCGGCACATCACCTACGACGAGCGGGCCCGTGGTGGATCGAAGCGTTCGGCGGACTATCCCTTCGAGGCAGCCGTCCGGGACGTCGATGCCGTTCTCGCGGCCAGGGGTGTGGACCGGGCGCTGCTGGTGGGCTGGTCCTACGGGGCGTTCGTCGGGGCGCACTGGGCCGGCCGGAATCCGGAGCGTGCCCTGGGCGCGGTCCTGGTCGACGGAGCGTTCCCGTACGACTGGCTGGATGAGGCCATGGAACAGCGGATCCGGAAGCTGTTCAGGCGGATGAGCTGGTTCCTGCCGCTGCTGCGGCCGACGGGCCTGGCCCCGCGGATGAGCGCCGAGCAGCAGGCGAACAGCAACATCGAGCTCGGCAGGCTCTCCCGCGAGCGCGAGCTGGGACCGGTGCTGGACAACATCACCGTCCCGGTGCGGTATGTGGTCGCTTCGGGGACGTCTTTCGGAAGCCGCGGTGATGAGCAGGAACGGATACGCACCGGACTCGATGCGGTGACCGCCCGCAACCCGAACATCCAGATCGGTGCGAAGGTCGCCAGCAACCACGGTGCGATTCTCAAGAAGGACTTCCCGGCCATTGCCGAGGCCGTACGAGAGGTTGCCGCCCTCGACCACGGGGGGCGCTGA